In Phormidium ambiguum IAM M-71, a single window of DNA contains:
- a CDS encoding methyl-accepting chemotaxis protein yields the protein MFNFSNLKLRGRILLGYLVPLLLTLGATSAVIVNAKKVEQQGISTEQGWSLVQDSDRLELTLHKRQSMIRAYLLTGENRFLQQYEGSVSDYNKYIQSLERLVQFSTPAQARRLEELKKLGEEIYQANLAISRLVKPGNSNGATILFSKGKILPLIDKATLILRDLNHTEDKLQEQREKEGASAMRSLVFTAIFGTVAAIVMALLIGSWLASRITQQVNEIANNIASSSREIAVTVEQQERTAIQQSSSVNETTTTMDQLNVSAQQSAQQAQTAATGAQQVLSLAGEGNQVVNRTLDNMLMLTSRINTLAEQMSLLNEQTSQIGSISGLVADLANQTNMLALNAAVEAVRAGEHGKGFGVVASEIRKLADQSKKSAEKINLLVNGIQSALNSTIILTDESTKATFQGTQITEQTAELFNQVIAAINEVTGSVQQISINAKQQAMAVQQVVTAMNILNTAARDNASGISQTKVSTHQLNEAAQNLKAVV from the coding sequence ATGTTTAATTTTAGCAATCTCAAGCTTAGAGGACGCATTCTTTTAGGATATTTAGTTCCGTTATTATTAACTCTAGGGGCAACCTCAGCAGTTATTGTTAATGCGAAAAAAGTAGAGCAGCAAGGAATATCCACTGAGCAAGGTTGGTCGCTTGTACAAGATAGCGATCGTTTAGAATTAACATTGCACAAACGACAGTCAATGATTCGAGCTTATTTATTAACAGGTGAAAACCGATTTTTACAGCAATATGAAGGTAGTGTTAGCGACTATAATAAATACATTCAATCTCTAGAAAGACTAGTGCAATTTTCCACCCCTGCTCAAGCACGACGATTAGAGGAATTGAAGAAGTTGGGAGAAGAAATTTATCAAGCTAATTTGGCAATATCGAGATTGGTTAAACCAGGTAATTCTAATGGCGCTACTATCTTATTTTCCAAAGGTAAAATACTACCTTTGATTGACAAAGCAACACTAATACTTCGAGATTTGAATCATACTGAAGATAAGTTACAGGAACAACGAGAAAAAGAGGGTGCTAGTGCGATGCGATCGCTTGTATTCACAGCAATATTTGGTACAGTTGCTGCGATCGTTATGGCATTGTTAATTGGTTCTTGGTTAGCTTCTCGCATTACTCAACAAGTAAATGAAATTGCTAATAATATTGCCAGTTCTTCGAGGGAAATTGCAGTTACAGTAGAACAACAAGAACGAACAGCTATTCAACAATCTAGTTCCGTTAATGAAACTACAACTACAATGGATCAGTTGAATGTATCAGCACAACAATCTGCTCAACAAGCTCAAACTGCGGCTACTGGTGCTCAACAAGTTTTGTCATTAGCAGGAGAAGGAAATCAAGTAGTAAATCGTACTTTAGATAATATGTTAATGCTGACTTCTCGCATAAATACTTTAGCTGAACAAATGTCACTTTTAAATGAACAAACTAGTCAAATTGGTAGTATTTCTGGATTAGTGGCGGATTTAGCTAATCAAACTAATATGTTAGCTTTAAATGCCGCTGTGGAAGCAGTAAGAGCAGGAGAACACGGTAAAGGATTTGGTGTAGTTGCTTCAGAAATTCGCAAACTTGCCGATCAAAGTAAAAAGTCAGCTGAAAAAATTAATCTGTTGGTAAATGGTATTCAATCGGCGTTAAATTCCACAATAATACTCACTGATGAAAGTACAAAAGCAACTTTCCAAGGTACTCAAATTACGGAACAAACAGCAGAACTTTTTAATCAAGTAATAGCAGCAATTAATGAGGTTACTGGAAGCGTGCAACAAATTTCAATTAATGCTAAGCAACAAGCTATGGCTGTGCAACAGGTGGTAACGGCGATGAATATTCTCAATACAGCTGCTAGAGATAATGCCAGTGGTATTAGTCAAACTAAGGTGAGTACTCATCAATTAAATGAAGCGGCGCAAAATTTAAAAGCTGTTGTTTAG